From a single Micromonospora pallida genomic region:
- a CDS encoding ATP-grasp domain-containing protein encodes MIIVGVPPGVLGILGELLPADSVVIIEDPELIRRRDLHRKLAKVPFVPRVVPAAYQRDALDVEGLLAAEPALATARLVMPGVEYTVTAAARLAERLGLPGAGVAAAQTFTDKHRLRRLAADHGLPNPAYALVRTPAEAEAFVRRVGGRCVLKPTRRAGSLGVQFLDDPDAVAAAWAATADPPGSDEEAEVPTEVMVEAALTGSEHSVELLVADGEVIFGNVTDKRVLPGRHPVETGHTVPSGLPEAEYRALLDVAGRLARAAGFRTGVLHSEWILADGVPTLVECAARLPGDLIAALVTVAYEASFMAAYLRVLLGERPALPARAVAAAAVEFLIAPPGTVTAVEGVRPAHRVSGVLDLHVDVAVGDRVAEVVSSRQRSGHVLVWGADPTEAADAAQRAAGLVRFEVA; translated from the coding sequence ATGATCATCGTCGGGGTGCCGCCGGGCGTGCTCGGCATCCTGGGTGAGCTGCTTCCCGCCGACAGTGTCGTGATCATCGAGGATCCCGAGCTGATCCGTCGCCGTGACCTGCACCGGAAGCTGGCCAAGGTGCCGTTCGTCCCCCGGGTGGTGCCGGCGGCGTACCAGCGGGACGCCCTCGACGTCGAGGGGCTGCTGGCGGCCGAGCCGGCGCTCGCCACCGCCCGGCTGGTCATGCCCGGCGTGGAGTACACGGTCACCGCCGCCGCGCGGCTGGCCGAGCGGCTCGGTCTGCCCGGTGCCGGGGTGGCCGCCGCCCAGACCTTCACCGACAAGCACCGCCTGCGGCGGCTCGCCGCCGACCACGGCCTGCCCAACCCGGCGTACGCGCTGGTCCGCACCCCGGCCGAGGCGGAGGCGTTCGTCCGGCGGGTGGGCGGACGATGCGTGCTCAAGCCGACCCGGCGCGCGGGCAGCCTGGGGGTGCAGTTCCTCGACGACCCGGACGCCGTCGCCGCCGCGTGGGCGGCCACCGCCGACCCGCCCGGCTCCGACGAGGAGGCCGAGGTGCCCACCGAGGTGATGGTCGAGGCGGCACTGACCGGTTCCGAGCACAGTGTCGAACTGCTGGTGGCCGACGGCGAGGTGATCTTCGGCAACGTCACCGACAAGCGGGTGCTGCCCGGCCGGCACCCGGTGGAGACCGGGCACACCGTCCCGTCCGGGCTGCCCGAGGCGGAGTACCGTGCCCTGCTCGACGTCGCCGGCCGGCTGGCCAGGGCTGCCGGGTTCCGCACCGGCGTGCTGCACAGCGAGTGGATCCTGGCGGACGGGGTGCCGACCCTGGTGGAGTGCGCCGCCCGGCTGCCCGGCGACCTGATCGCTGCGCTCGTCACGGTGGCGTACGAGGCGTCGTTCATGGCGGCGTACCTGCGGGTGCTCCTCGGGGAACGCCCGGCGCTGCCGGCCCGCGCGGTCGCGGCGGCGGCGGTGGAGTTCCTGATCGCCCCGCCGGGCACGGTCACCGCGGTCGAGGGCGTCCGCCCGGCCCACCGGGTGTCCGGTGTGCTCGACCTGCACGTGGACGTGGCGGTCGGCGACCGGGTGGCCGAGGTGGTCTCGTCCCGACAGCGCAGCGGTCACGTGCTGGTCTGGGGCGCCGACCCGACCGAGGCGGCGGACGCCGCGCAGCGGGCCGCCGGGTTGGTCCGTTTCGAGGTGGCCTGA
- a CDS encoding GNAT family N-acetyltransferase gives MSDIEIRVLRFDSDVAQGLVRAALADLAGRYGGSGDETPVDAAEFEAPDGAFLVAYRDGEPVGCGGWRSHGDTGEVAELKRMYTAPAARGRGVARTVLAAVESSARDLGRKRVVLECGDRQPEAIAMYHAAGYERIPNFGYYRDAPGCLSFGRTL, from the coding sequence GTGAGCGACATCGAGATCCGCGTGCTGCGTTTCGACTCCGACGTGGCGCAGGGACTGGTCCGGGCGGCCCTGGCCGACCTGGCCGGCCGGTACGGCGGCAGCGGCGACGAAACCCCGGTCGACGCGGCCGAGTTCGAGGCCCCGGACGGGGCGTTCCTGGTGGCCTACCGGGACGGCGAGCCGGTCGGCTGCGGGGGCTGGCGCAGTCACGGCGACACCGGCGAGGTGGCGGAGCTGAAGCGGATGTACACCGCCCCGGCGGCCCGGGGTCGGGGAGTGGCCCGGACGGTGCTGGCGGCGGTGGAGAGCTCGGCGCGGGACCTGGGCCGCAAGCGGGTCGTCCTGGAGTGCGGGGACCGGCAGCCGGAGGCGATCGCCATGTACCACGCGGCCGGCTACGAGCGGATCCCCAACTTCGGCTACTACCGGGACGCGCCGGGCTGCCTCTCCTTCGGCCGCACCCTCTGA
- a CDS encoding Lrp/AsnC ligand binding domain-containing protein: MVQAYILIQTEVGRARDVAGVIADLAGVVRVDAVTGPYDVVVLTEANNVDELGKLIVSKVQMVPGITRTLTCSVVRL, translated from the coding sequence GTGGTACAGGCGTACATCCTCATCCAGACAGAGGTCGGTCGGGCACGTGACGTGGCCGGTGTGATCGCGGACCTTGCCGGCGTGGTACGGGTCGACGCCGTCACCGGGCCGTACGACGTGGTGGTGCTCACCGAGGCGAACAACGTCGACGAGCTCGGCAAACTGATTGTCAGCAAGGTGCAGATGGTGCCCGGCATCACCCGCACCCTGACCTGTTCGGTGGTGCGACTGTAA
- a CDS encoding DUF3515 family protein, which yields MDDEKTAPTAPVDADAKTADTGTETSGPADADAQTTAPARRRGWDRSTRTAALISALVALPVTVAVAGFTFTALTPDEPAAEPSPNESIQALGPKSNVPVQMAAEPLAERPATVCRALLSKLPSTVGELPQRLVTAGPEQNAAYGDPALTVACGVPEPTIPLTDKVWVVNQVCWYAEEKIDATVLSSVDREVAVRVTVPKAYEQPLQWVSPISEAIVGSILTARPVPTGCQG from the coding sequence GTGGACGACGAGAAGACTGCCCCCACCGCCCCGGTGGACGCCGACGCGAAAACGGCCGACACCGGCACGGAGACGAGCGGCCCGGCGGACGCTGATGCGCAGACGACCGCTCCGGCGCGGCGGCGTGGCTGGGACCGGTCGACGCGGACTGCGGCGCTGATCTCCGCGCTGGTCGCCCTGCCGGTCACGGTGGCCGTGGCCGGGTTCACCTTCACCGCGCTCACCCCGGACGAGCCAGCCGCCGAACCGAGCCCGAACGAGAGCATCCAGGCGCTCGGGCCGAAGTCGAACGTCCCGGTGCAGATGGCCGCCGAGCCGCTGGCCGAACGTCCCGCCACAGTCTGTCGGGCGCTGCTGTCGAAGCTCCCCTCGACCGTCGGGGAGTTGCCCCAGCGGCTGGTCACCGCCGGTCCCGAGCAGAACGCGGCGTACGGTGACCCGGCGCTCACCGTGGCCTGCGGCGTGCCCGAGCCGACCATCCCGCTGACCGACAAGGTCTGGGTGGTCAATCAGGTCTGCTGGTACGCGGAGGAGAAGATCGACGCCACCGTGCTCAGCTCGGTCGACCGCGAGGTCGCGGTCCGGGTCACCGTGCCGAAGGCGTACGAGCAGCCGTTGCAGTGGGTGAGTCCGATCTCGGAGGCGATCGTCGGCTCCATCCTCACCGCCCGCCCCGTTCCGACGGGCTGCCAGGGCTGA
- a CDS encoding D-alanine--D-alanine ligase family protein, whose product MTTPGKTRVAIVFGGRSPEHGISCVSAGSVLGALDPDEFEVVPVGITRAGQWVLADGDPTRLAITDRRLPEITASTGAEVVLRADPTGGGLMVLDPTEGPRALSGVDVVFPVLHGAYGEDGTIQGLLEMAGIPYVGANVFASAAAMDKEFTKKLCAAEGIPVGPYAVLRSGATLTEEEKERLGLPVFVKPSRAGSSFGISKVTDWSQLDEAVATARRIDSKVLVEAAMIGREIECGVLEGEAGGAPEASVLAEVRVVADHDFYDFEAKYIDADEVCEYDVPARLPEHVIRRVREYAVRAFAALDCAGLARVDFFVTPELDVYLNEVNTMPGFTASSMFPRMWAASGLDYPKLVSRLIHTALRRG is encoded by the coding sequence GTGACCACCCCAGGCAAGACCCGCGTCGCCATCGTCTTCGGCGGCCGTAGCCCCGAACACGGCATCTCCTGCGTCAGCGCGGGCAGCGTGCTCGGCGCGCTGGACCCGGACGAGTTCGAGGTGGTGCCGGTCGGCATCACCCGCGCCGGGCAGTGGGTGCTGGCCGACGGGGACCCGACCCGCCTGGCGATCACCGACCGCCGGCTGCCGGAGATCACCGCGTCCACCGGGGCGGAGGTCGTGCTCCGGGCCGACCCGACCGGTGGCGGCCTCATGGTGCTCGACCCGACCGAGGGCCCCCGGGCGCTGTCCGGGGTGGACGTGGTCTTCCCGGTGCTGCACGGCGCGTACGGAGAGGACGGCACCATCCAGGGCCTGCTGGAGATGGCCGGCATCCCGTACGTCGGGGCCAACGTCTTCGCCTCCGCAGCCGCGATGGACAAGGAGTTCACCAAGAAGCTCTGCGCCGCCGAGGGCATTCCGGTCGGGCCGTACGCGGTGCTGCGCAGCGGGGCGACCCTCACCGAGGAGGAGAAGGAACGCCTCGGCCTGCCGGTCTTCGTCAAGCCCTCCCGCGCCGGCTCGTCCTTCGGCATCAGCAAGGTCACCGACTGGTCCCAACTCGACGAAGCCGTCGCCACGGCCCGCCGGATCGACTCGAAGGTGCTGGTCGAGGCCGCCATGATCGGCCGGGAGATCGAGTGCGGCGTGCTGGAGGGCGAGGCGGGGGGCGCGCCCGAGGCGTCCGTCCTGGCCGAGGTGCGGGTCGTCGCCGACCACGACTTCTATGACTTTGAGGCGAAGTACATCGACGCCGACGAGGTCTGCGAGTACGACGTCCCGGCCCGGCTGCCGGAACACGTGATCCGGCGGGTACGCGAGTACGCCGTCCGCGCCTTCGCCGCCCTGGACTGTGCCGGCCTGGCCCGGGTCGACTTCTTCGTCACCCCGGAGCTGGACGTCTACCTCAACGAGGTGAACACCATGCCGGGCTTCACCGCGTCGTCGATGTTCCCCCGGATGTGGGCCGCCTCCGGTCTGGACTACCCGAAGCTGGTGAGCCGGCTGATCCACACCGCCCTGCGGCGCGGCTGA
- a CDS encoding ATP-binding protein translates to MTSADPLIASLTAAVDARPDDLPLRLHLAGLLLDAGRAGEAIAHLGQALTHDPGNTGAQSLMQRALGVPPAGRVTTGAGGAPSRGGALPAPTPGTPPTPTAGAPGSAGRAVDGTAPEPPADPLAAYERELADVVPPRFVRSGDEPEPVTGDADRAYDVEASTVRLADVGGMGAVKERLELAFLGPLRNPELRRMYGKSLRGGLMLYGPPGCGKTFLARAVAGEMGAKFLSLSIVDVLDMWMGNSERNLHELFQAARRNAPCVLFLDEVDALGHKRSKVTSSSMRTVGNQLLAELDGMEGNNEGVFVLAATNTPWDVDAALRRPGRLDRMVLVLPPDAEARRAILEYHLRDRPIAGIDLRKVVAATEDFSGADLAHLCETAAEFAMADSVRRGEVRMIGQGDLDRALKEVRPSTRPWLATARNVAMFANEGGVYDDLVAYLKRRRML, encoded by the coding sequence GTGACCAGTGCCGACCCCTTGATCGCCAGCCTCACCGCCGCCGTGGACGCCCGTCCGGACGATCTCCCGCTGCGCCTGCACCTGGCCGGTCTGCTGCTCGACGCCGGACGCGCCGGCGAGGCTATCGCGCACCTCGGGCAGGCGCTCACCCACGATCCGGGCAACACCGGGGCGCAGTCGCTGATGCAGCGGGCGCTGGGCGTACCACCGGCCGGACGTGTCACCACGGGCGCCGGCGGCGCCCCGAGCCGAGGCGGCGCACTGCCGGCGCCAACCCCCGGCACGCCGCCGACGCCGACCGCCGGGGCACCGGGCAGCGCCGGGCGGGCGGTGGACGGGACCGCCCCGGAGCCGCCGGCGGATCCGCTGGCCGCGTACGAGCGGGAGCTGGCGGACGTCGTACCGCCCCGGTTCGTCCGTTCCGGGGACGAGCCGGAGCCGGTGACGGGTGACGCGGACCGGGCGTACGACGTGGAGGCCTCGACGGTCCGGCTGGCCGACGTGGGCGGGATGGGCGCGGTCAAGGAGCGGCTGGAGCTGGCCTTCCTCGGTCCGCTACGCAACCCTGAGCTGCGCCGGATGTACGGCAAGAGCCTGCGCGGCGGCCTCATGCTCTACGGCCCGCCCGGCTGCGGCAAGACCTTCCTGGCCAGGGCGGTCGCCGGGGAGATGGGCGCGAAGTTCCTGTCCCTGTCCATCGTGGACGTGCTGGACATGTGGATGGGCAACTCGGAGCGCAACCTGCACGAACTGTTCCAGGCGGCCCGCCGCAACGCCCCCTGCGTGCTCTTCCTCGACGAGGTCGACGCACTGGGGCACAAGCGGTCCAAGGTCACCTCCAGCTCGATGCGGACGGTCGGCAACCAGCTCCTGGCCGAACTGGACGGGATGGAGGGCAACAACGAGGGCGTCTTCGTGCTGGCCGCCACGAACACCCCGTGGGACGTGGACGCGGCGCTGCGCCGGCCGGGCCGGCTGGACCGGATGGTGCTGGTGCTGCCGCCGGACGCCGAGGCCCGTCGGGCGATCCTGGAGTACCACCTGCGGGACCGGCCGATCGCCGGGATCGACCTGCGGAAGGTGGTCGCCGCGACCGAGGACTTCTCCGGCGCGGACCTGGCCCACCTCTGCGAAACCGCCGCCGAGTTCGCGATGGCCGACTCGGTACGCCGGGGCGAGGTGCGGATGATCGGTCAGGGCGACCTCGACCGGGCGCTGAAGGAGGTCCGACCGTCGACCCGCCCGTGGCTGGCGACCGCCCGCAACGTGGCCATGTTCGCCAACGAGGGAGGCGTCTACGACGACTTGGTCGCCTACCTGAAGCGGCGCCGGATGCTCTGA
- a CDS encoding helix-turn-helix domain-containing protein has protein sequence MAPKTARARRLGIALRSHREAAGLTLEAAADEINSTRSTLSRYENAQTLVSPATVRALLTLYRVGPEDVEAAVALAKDARKPGWWVSYSYVLDKRTIDFIALEAEASAIANFEPSVVPGLLQTADYIRAVMRGGPHTLTDEGVEQRVKARLDRQQRLTGTDPPIFDAIIDEGALLRPVGDRAVMEAQLDHLLKMIELPNVTVQVIPLTAGYHRGTRGSLHMLEFPDPEDPIIASVETVAGQMILDRPGDLRTCTKIMEHLRSVAHSPAASRDQLVRLLKGR, from the coding sequence ATGGCACCGAAGACCGCCCGAGCCCGCCGGCTCGGCATCGCGCTGCGCAGTCACCGGGAGGCGGCCGGCCTGACCCTCGAGGCCGCCGCCGACGAGATCAACAGCACCCGCAGCACCCTCTCCCGCTACGAGAACGCCCAGACGCTGGTCAGCCCGGCCACCGTCCGGGCGCTGCTCACGCTCTACCGGGTCGGCCCGGAGGACGTCGAGGCCGCCGTCGCGCTGGCCAAGGACGCCCGCAAACCCGGCTGGTGGGTGTCCTACTCGTACGTCCTCGACAAACGGACGATCGACTTCATCGCCCTGGAGGCCGAGGCGAGCGCCATCGCCAACTTCGAGCCGTCCGTGGTGCCGGGCCTCCTCCAGACCGCCGACTACATCCGAGCGGTGATGCGGGGCGGCCCGCACACCCTCACCGACGAGGGGGTCGAGCAACGGGTGAAGGCCCGCCTGGACCGGCAGCAGCGGCTCACCGGCACCGACCCGCCCATCTTCGACGCGATCATCGACGAGGGCGCGCTGCTACGGCCGGTCGGGGACCGGGCCGTGATGGAGGCGCAGCTCGACCACCTGCTCAAGATGATCGAGCTGCCCAACGTCACCGTCCAGGTCATCCCGCTGACCGCCGGCTACCACCGGGGCACCCGGGGCTCCCTGCACATGCTGGAGTTCCCCGACCCGGAGGACCCGATCATCGCCTCGGTCGAGACGGTCGCCGGTCAGATGATCCTCGATCGCCCCGGTGACCTGCGCACCTGCACCAAGATCATGGAACATCTCCGGAGCGTCGCGCACAGCCCTGCGGCGAGCCGCGACCAACTCGTCCGACTCCTGAAGGGACGCTGA
- a CDS encoding DUF397 domain-containing protein, whose amino-acid sequence MTPTTRATLATAAWRKSSHSGDEGACLELAVITPAVRDSLDAVAVRDSKDPAGPVLLFGPAAWAAFTTAPPTRPES is encoded by the coding sequence TTGACACCGACGACCCGCGCGACGCTGGCCACGGCCGCATGGCGCAAGAGCAGCCACAGTGGAGACGAGGGCGCCTGCCTGGAGCTGGCGGTCATCACCCCGGCCGTCCGGGACTCCCTCGACGCCGTCGCCGTCCGGGACTCCAAAGACCCGGCCGGCCCGGTGCTGCTCTTCGGACCGGCCGCCTGGGCGGCCTTCACCACCGCTCCCCCGACCCGACCCGAGTCCTGA
- a CDS encoding putative protein N(5)-glutamine methyltransferase, producing the protein MTGHPDHSALVRRLRAAGCVFAEDEADLLVAAADTPAALTALADRRVAGEPLEHLLGWVEFGGLRVAVEPGVFVPRRRTALLVSAAEAVAGPEPAVVELCCGSGAVSLLLAHRLRPRWQAAADVDPAAVRCARRNLAGPGVPVYEGDLFDPLPAHWRGRLDLVVANAPYVPTTAVGLMPPEARLHEPTVALDGGSDGLAVLRRLAGDAVRWLAPGGHLVVEVGESQVDRLCADLVGCGLTPTVTRSAELDATAVTARLG; encoded by the coding sequence GTGACCGGGCATCCTGACCACTCCGCCCTCGTGCGCCGGCTCCGTGCCGCCGGCTGCGTCTTCGCCGAGGACGAGGCGGACCTGCTCGTCGCCGCCGCCGACACCCCCGCCGCGCTGACCGCGTTGGCCGACCGCCGGGTGGCCGGGGAGCCGCTGGAACACCTGCTCGGCTGGGTCGAGTTCGGTGGGCTGCGGGTGGCCGTCGAACCGGGGGTGTTCGTGCCGCGTCGGCGGACCGCGCTGCTGGTCTCGGCCGCCGAGGCGGTGGCCGGACCGGAACCGGCGGTGGTGGAGCTCTGCTGTGGCTCCGGGGCCGTCTCGCTGCTGCTGGCCCATCGGCTGCGGCCCCGCTGGCAGGCCGCCGCCGACGTCGACCCGGCCGCCGTCCGCTGCGCCCGGCGCAACCTGGCCGGGCCGGGCGTGCCGGTGTACGAGGGAGACCTGTTCGACCCGCTGCCGGCGCACTGGCGGGGCCGGCTGGACCTGGTCGTGGCCAACGCCCCGTACGTGCCGACGACGGCGGTGGGGTTGATGCCGCCCGAGGCTCGGTTGCACGAGCCCACGGTGGCGCTGGACGGCGGATCGGACGGGCTCGCCGTGCTGCGCCGGCTGGCCGGGGACGCGGTGCGCTGGCTCGCCCCGGGCGGGCATCTGGTGGTGGAGGTCGGCGAGAGCCAGGTCGACCGGCTCTGCGCGGACCTGGTCGGGTGTGGTCTGACGCCGACGGTGACCCGCTCGGCGGAACTCGACGCCACGGCGGTCACCGCGCGCCTCGGTTAG